The following proteins are encoded in a genomic region of Thioclava nitratireducens:
- a CDS encoding biotin--[acetyl-CoA-carboxylase] ligase, protein MSTERDDWPEGVARHVLPSVDSTMDEAARLAPGLSGSAWIFAHEQTAARGRRGRAWRAPSGNFSATLVMRPEGGLAHAALYSFVAALALEAALAHVAGPHARLTIKWPNDVLLNGGKVAGILLESLQGAETIAIGIGVNLAVAPERSEIEPEAMAPVSLLGETGMQIAPVDFLPMLAQAFDHYDRQFRDYGFDAIRNAWLARAARLGEEITARVGGETYRGTFETIDQTGALILTTPEGRRAISAADIFF, encoded by the coding sequence TTGTCAACTGAGCGCGATGACTGGCCCGAGGGCGTGGCGCGACACGTCCTGCCCTCGGTCGATAGCACCATGGATGAAGCGGCCCGGCTAGCGCCGGGCCTCTCCGGTTCAGCCTGGATCTTCGCGCATGAGCAGACTGCCGCGCGCGGCAGGCGCGGGCGGGCGTGGCGCGCGCCATCCGGCAATTTCTCGGCGACTCTGGTGATGCGGCCCGAAGGCGGGCTGGCTCATGCCGCGCTCTATTCCTTCGTCGCGGCACTCGCGTTGGAGGCCGCGCTCGCGCATGTCGCGGGACCGCATGCGCGGCTGACCATCAAATGGCCCAATGACGTACTGCTGAACGGCGGCAAAGTCGCGGGCATCCTGCTCGAGAGCCTGCAGGGCGCAGAGACAATCGCGATTGGCATCGGCGTGAACCTCGCAGTGGCCCCCGAGCGGTCCGAGATCGAGCCCGAGGCGATGGCGCCGGTCAGCCTGCTGGGCGAGACCGGGATGCAGATCGCTCCGGTCGACTTCCTGCCGATGCTGGCGCAGGCCTTCGATCATTATGATCGACAGTTCCGCGATTACGGCTTCGACGCGATCCGCAATGCGTGGCTCGCGCGGGCGGCGCGTCTGGGCGAAGAAATCACCGCACGCGTCGGCGGCGAAACCTATCGCGGCACCTTCGAGACGATTGACCAGACCGGCGCGCTGATCCTGACGACGCCCGAGGGCCGCCGTGCCATCTCGGCGGCGGATATCTTTTTCTGA
- a CDS encoding type III pantothenate kinase, whose product MLLCIDCGNTNTVFSVWNGTDFIATWRMETNHQRTADEYFLWLSGMMRVQEIAGAITEVIISSTVPRVVFNLRVLSNRYFNCRPLVVGKPECRLPVEPRVDPGTTVGPDRLVNTVAGYDRHGGDIVVVDFGTATTFDVVASDGAYIGGVIAPGVNLSLEALHASAAALPHVDVTMPEKAIGTNTVACIQSGVFWGYIGLVEGVVRQIRLERDRPMKVIATGGLAELFSQGFDLFDSVEYDLTMHGLRLLNDYNKDLPA is encoded by the coding sequence ATGCTTCTCTGCATCGACTGCGGCAACACCAACACCGTCTTCTCGGTCTGGAACGGGACGGATTTCATCGCCACTTGGCGGATGGAAACCAATCACCAGCGAACGGCGGACGAATATTTCCTCTGGCTGTCCGGCATGATGCGCGTGCAGGAGATCGCAGGCGCGATCACCGAGGTCATTATCTCCTCGACCGTGCCGCGGGTGGTCTTCAACCTGCGGGTTCTGTCTAACCGTTACTTCAACTGCCGCCCGTTGGTCGTCGGCAAGCCCGAATGCCGCCTACCGGTGGAGCCCCGCGTCGATCCGGGCACGACCGTCGGGCCGGATCGCCTCGTGAACACGGTTGCGGGCTATGACCGGCATGGCGGCGATATCGTCGTCGTCGATTTCGGTACTGCGACCACTTTCGACGTGGTCGCCTCCGACGGGGCCTATATCGGCGGGGTGATCGCACCCGGCGTCAACCTGTCGCTCGAGGCGTTGCACGCCTCCGCGGCCGCCCTACCTCATGTCGATGTGACGATGCCCGAGAAGGCGATCGGCACCAACACCGTCGCCTGTATCCAATCGGGCGTTTTCTGGGGCTATATCGGCCTCGTCGAAGGCGTCGTGCGCCAAATCCGGCTCGAGCGGGACCGACCGATGAAAGTCATCGCGACCGGCGGTCTGGCAGAGCTGTTCAGTCAGGGGTTCGACCTGTTTGACAGTGTGGAATACGACCTTACCATGCACGGCCTTCGCCTCCTCAACGACTATAACAAGGACCTTCCCGCGTGA
- a CDS encoding ribonuclease J, giving the protein MNAYVYGYGPEGKERLIVVDLGVTFPDMDGTPGVDLIFADLEWLEANADRIDAIFITHAHEDHIGALPHVWNKLRKPVYARAFTGRIGQLKLEEAGIPPETIQIVEPRPKVIEAGPFKVQFVPISHSIPESSGLIIDTPAGRVVHTGDFKLDGNPIVGEPFDPEMWHAIAKEGEGVKVLVSDSTNVFSPLPGRSEATLAEPISELIRAQTGMVVATTFASNVARLKTLAEAGKAAGRSVCLLGRAMKRMVSVAEETGVLKGMPGTISAEEATDVPRQNLMLIVTGSQGERRAASAQLSRGKYLGLEMKEGDTFLFSSKTIPGNERGVIRIMNAFSEMGVDVVDDHGGLYHVSGHANRPDLEAVHELIAPKMLIPMHGEHRHLREHAKLAADKGIASEVATNGTMIDLTGEVPKVVEYIEAGRTYLDGSVQIGAMDGVVRDRMRMALNGLCLVTVILDEQDQPLGEPWVELNGLPKLGRSGAPLAETIEDEMTEYLERAPVKILSNDDKLDEGLRRIARQVAMEEIGKKPEVIVVTSRLTE; this is encoded by the coding sequence ATGAACGCCTATGTCTACGGCTACGGCCCAGAGGGGAAAGAGCGGCTGATCGTTGTCGATCTGGGCGTGACTTTCCCGGATATGGACGGCACGCCCGGCGTCGACCTGATCTTCGCCGATCTCGAATGGCTGGAAGCGAATGCCGACCGCATCGACGCGATCTTCATCACCCACGCGCATGAGGACCACATCGGCGCGCTGCCGCATGTCTGGAACAAGCTGCGCAAGCCGGTCTACGCGCGCGCTTTCACCGGTCGGATCGGCCAGCTGAAGCTGGAAGAGGCGGGCATCCCGCCCGAGACGATCCAGATCGTCGAGCCGCGCCCGAAGGTGATCGAGGCCGGCCCGTTCAAGGTGCAATTCGTGCCGATCTCGCATTCGATCCCCGAAAGCTCCGGCCTCATCATCGACACACCTGCTGGCCGCGTCGTGCATACGGGCGACTTCAAGCTCGACGGCAACCCGATCGTCGGCGAGCCCTTCGACCCCGAAATGTGGCATGCCATTGCCAAGGAAGGCGAAGGCGTGAAGGTTCTGGTGAGCGATTCCACAAACGTCTTCTCCCCGCTGCCGGGCCGCTCGGAGGCCACTTTGGCCGAGCCGATCTCGGAACTCATCCGCGCGCAGACCGGCATGGTCGTCGCGACCACCTTCGCCTCGAACGTGGCGCGCCTGAAGACGCTTGCCGAAGCGGGCAAAGCCGCGGGTCGGTCAGTCTGCCTGCTGGGGCGTGCGATGAAGCGCATGGTCTCGGTCGCCGAGGAAACCGGCGTGCTGAAAGGCATGCCCGGCACGATCTCGGCGGAAGAGGCGACCGACGTGCCGCGCCAGAACCTAATGCTGATCGTGACCGGCTCCCAGGGCGAGCGACGCGCTGCCTCGGCCCAGCTGAGCCGCGGCAAGTACCTGGGGCTCGAGATGAAGGAGGGGGACACGTTCCTGTTCTCCTCGAAGACGATTCCGGGCAACGAGCGCGGCGTGATCCGGATCATGAACGCCTTCTCCGAGATGGGAGTCGACGTGGTGGACGATCACGGCGGGCTCTATCATGTCTCGGGCCACGCCAACCGCCCCGATCTCGAAGCGGTGCACGAACTGATCGCGCCGAAGATGCTGATCCCGATGCATGGCGAGCATCGCCACCTGCGCGAACATGCGAAGCTGGCGGCGGACAAGGGCATCGCGTCGGAAGTCGCGACGAACGGCACGATGATCGACCTGACCGGCGAGGTGCCGAAAGTCGTCGAATATATCGAAGCGGGCCGCACCTATCTCGACGGTTCGGTGCAGATCGGCGCGATGGACGGCGTGGTGCGCGACCGGATGCGCATGGCGCTGAACGGCTTGTGCCTCGTGACGGTGATCCTCGACGAGCAGGACCAACCGCTGGGCGAGCCCTGGGTCGAGCTGAACGGCTTGCCGAAACTGGGCCGCTCCGGCGCGCCGCTGGCCGAGACGATCGAGGACGAGATGACCGAATATCTTGAGCGCGCGCCGGTCAAGATCCTGAGCAATGACGACAAGCTGGACGAGGGCCTGCGCCGCATCGCCCGTCAGGTCGCGATGGAAGAGATTGGCAAGAAGCCCGAAGTGATCGTCGTCACGAGCCGTCTGACCGAGTGA
- a CDS encoding DEAD/DEAH box helicase, which yields MTKFTDLKLDPKVLSAVVDAGYEEPTPIQAGAIPPALEGKDVLGIAQTGTGKTASFTLPMLTLLRRGRARARMPRSLVLCPTRELAAQVAENFDLYAKNTKLTRALLIGGVSFGEQDKLIDKGVDVLIATPGRLLDHFERGKLILTDVKVMVVDEADRMLDMGFIPDIERIFQLTPFTRQTLFFSATMAPEIERITNTFLHAPVRIEVARQATTGANITQKLIEIEPARRDQTAKAKRELLRAVIEAEGEACTNAIVFCNRKVDVDIVAKSLQKYGFDAAPIHGDLDQSQRTRTLESFRDGKLKLLIASDVAARGLDVPSVSHVFNYDLPMHAEDYVHRIGRTGRAGRKGTAISIAVPSDEKFLGQIESLVEQEIPRAEPPEGFELSEGAKQPARKREDSKGGRSRGGRSRDRGGRGSKRERSEETQQPQIAAPQEQKEVPKTEAQPEEARSEPQETASAPKSQPRDQGSDEGNARRSRGGRNRRERENEVVGMGDHVPDFLTVSFRPGAIEETAEDSADS from the coding sequence ATGACGAAATTCACCGATCTGAAGCTGGACCCGAAGGTCCTTTCCGCCGTTGTCGACGCTGGCTACGAAGAGCCGACGCCCATTCAGGCTGGCGCCATTCCGCCCGCACTCGAGGGCAAGGACGTGCTCGGCATCGCGCAGACCGGGACCGGCAAGACCGCCAGCTTCACCCTGCCGATGCTGACGCTGCTGCGTCGGGGCCGCGCCCGCGCCCGGATGCCGCGCTCGCTCGTGCTGTGCCCGACGCGCGAATTGGCAGCGCAGGTCGCCGAGAACTTCGACCTCTACGCCAAGAACACCAAGCTCACCCGCGCGCTGCTGATCGGCGGCGTATCGTTCGGAGAGCAGGACAAACTGATCGACAAGGGCGTCGACGTGCTGATCGCGACGCCGGGCCGCCTGCTCGACCATTTCGAGCGCGGCAAGCTGATCCTGACCGACGTGAAGGTCATGGTCGTGGACGAGGCCGACCGGATGCTCGACATGGGGTTCATCCCCGATATCGAACGCATCTTCCAGCTGACGCCCTTCACGCGCCAAACTCTGTTCTTCTCGGCCACGATGGCGCCCGAGATCGAGCGGATCACCAACACCTTCCTGCATGCGCCGGTGCGCATCGAAGTGGCGCGTCAGGCGACGACGGGCGCGAATATCACCCAGAAGCTGATCGAGATCGAACCGGCGCGCCGCGACCAGACCGCGAAAGCCAAACGCGAATTGCTGCGCGCGGTGATCGAGGCCGAGGGCGAGGCCTGCACCAATGCGATCGTCTTCTGCAACCGCAAGGTCGACGTGGATATCGTTGCGAAAAGCCTGCAGAAATACGGCTTCGACGCGGCCCCGATCCATGGCGATCTCGACCAGAGCCAGCGCACCCGCACGCTCGAGAGTTTCCGCGATGGCAAGCTGAAGCTGCTGATTGCCTCTGACGTCGCCGCGCGCGGCCTCGACGTGCCTTCGGTGAGCCACGTGTTCAACTACGACCTGCCGATGCATGCCGAGGACTATGTCCACCGGATCGGCCGCACCGGTCGCGCGGGCCGCAAGGGCACGGCGATCTCGATCGCGGTCCCCTCGGACGAGAAATTCCTCGGCCAGATCGAAAGCCTCGTCGAGCAGGAAATCCCGCGCGCCGAGCCGCCGGAAGGGTTCGAGCTGTCCGAAGGTGCGAAGCAGCCCGCGCGCAAGCGCGAGGACTCCAAGGGCGGTCGTTCGCGTGGCGGGCGCAGCCGCGATCGCGGCGGGCGTGGCTCGAAACGCGAGCGCAGCGAAGAGACGCAGCAACCGCAGATCGCCGCGCCGCAAGAGCAAAAAGAAGTTCCCAAGACCGAGGCTCAACCCGAAGAGGCTCGCAGCGAGCCCCAGGAGACCGCGAGCGCGCCGAAATCGCAGCCCCGCGATCAGGGTAGTGACGAAGGCAACGCACGCCGCTCCCGCGGGGGCCGCAACCGTCGCGAGCGTGAGAACGAAGTGGTGGGCATGGGCGACCACGTCCCGGACTTCCTCACCGTTTCCTTCCGCCCCGGCGCGATCGAAGAGACCGCCGAGGACAGCGCGGACAGCTGA